The Cellulosimicrobium cellulans genome contains the following window.
TCGTCCGGGACGCGATCGCGAAGACGATGGGCTACTGGGTCCAGCTCGGCCTGTCGGGGTTCCGGGTCGACGCCGTCCCGTTCTTCCTCGGGGACGCGGCCGCGAACCCGTCGGACGAGATCGAGGACCCGCACGACTTCCTGCGCGCGCTGCGCTCGTTCCTCTCGCGCCGCGCGGGCGACTCGATCCTCATGGGCGAGGTCAACCTGCCGTTCGAGGAGCAGCGCCTCTACTTCGGCGACGACGGGACGGGTGACGGGAGCGAGTCCGGCCCGTCGAGCTCGGAGCTCACGCTGCAGTTCGACTTCAACGGCATGCAGGCGCTGTACCTGTCGCTCGCGCGGCACGAGGCCGGGCCGCTGGCCGCGTCGCTCGCCGCGCGCCCCCCGATCCCCCACGACGCGCAGTGGGCGACGTTCGTGCGCAACCACGACGAGCTCACGCTCGACAAGCTCTCCGACGACGAGCGCCAGGAGGTCTTTGCCGCGTTCGGGCCCGAGGAGGACATGCAGCTCTACGGTCGGGGGCTGCGCCGTCGGCTCCCGCCCATGCTGGGCGGCGACCCGCGCCGCGTCCGGATGGTGTACTCGCTGCTCTTCGCGCTCCCGGGGACGCCGGTCCTCTTCTACGGCGAGGAGATCGGCATGGGCGAGAACCTCGCCGCGGACGGGAGGCTCGCCGTGCGGACCCCGATGCAGTGGTCGTCGGGACCGGGCGGAGGGTTCTCGCGCGCCCCCGCGCGCCGGCTCGCCGGCCCGGTGCCCACGGACGGCTACGCGCCCGAGCACGTCAACGTCGCGGACCAGCGGCGCGACCCGGACTCGCTGCTGACGTTCGTGCGCCTGCTCGCGCACCGGTACCGCGAGTGCCCCGAGCTCGGCTGGGGCGAGGTCGACGTGCTCGACCAGCCGGAGCCGTCGGTCCTCGCGCTGCGCAGCACGTGGCAGGAGGCGTCGATGGTCACCGTCCACAACCTGTCCCCGGACCCGGTCGTGGTCCGGCTCGCGCTCGGCAACCTGCCGGAGGACGCGCGCCTCGTCGACCTGCTCGACGCGGACGACGTCGAGCCGGACCCCGACGGGAGCACCGAGGTCCGGCTCGACGGCTACGGCTACCGCTGGCTGCGCGTCACGCACCCGGGCTCGCGCCGGCTCCTGTGAGCCGCGCGACCGCCCTCACGTCGGGTGCACGACGCGCGGCCGGACGTCAGGCGTCGTCGCTCGGCTCGTCCGGGCCGACGGGGCGGCCGGGCGACGACGGCCAGTCGGGCGGGGAGTCCGGGACCGGGTCCGTGTGGCTCGGGTCGCGCGGCGGCTCCGACGGGTCCGGGGGCGGCCCCGGGGACTTCGGCGGCTCGACCGTCGGCTCGACGGGAGGGACCGGTCCCGTGCCGGGCTCGTCGGGGTTCGTGGTCATGGCTGCACCTCCGCTGCTCGTGACGCCCGGCCGGGCGTCCCTCTCGACGCTAGGCACGTCCGCGCCCGCTCGCTCGCTCCGAGGTCCTTACGCTGGGCACGTGACCTCGTTCGCCTCGGACAACTACTCCCCCGCCCATCCCGACGTCCTCGCCGCGCTCGCCGCGGCGAGCGCCGGGCACGAGATCTCCTACGGCGAGGACCCGTGGACGGCCCGCCTGCAGGACGCCGTACGGTCCCGCTTCGGCCCGGACGCCACGGCCTACCCGGTGCTCACGGGGACGGGCGCGAACGTCGTCGCGCTCATGACGATGCTGCCGCGCTGGGGCGCCGTCGTCGCGACGGAGCACGCGCACCTCAACACGGACGAGAACGGCGCGCCCGAGCGCGTCGGCGGGGTCAAGGTGCTCGCCGTCCCGGCGTCGGACGGGAAGCTCACGCCGGACGCCGTGGAGCGGTTCGCGAGCGACCTCGGCGACCCGCACCGCGCGCAGCCGCTCGTCGTGTCGCTCACGCAGTCCACGGAGCTCGGCACGCTCTACACCCCGGCCGAGGTCCGCGCGGTGGCCGATGCCGCGCACGCCCGGGGCATGCGCGTGCACCTCGACGGGTCGCGCCTCGCGAACGCCGCCGCGGCGCTCGACGTCCCGCTGCGGGCCCTGACGACGGACGCGGGCGTGGACGTGCTGTCGTTCGGCGGCACCAAGAACGGGCTCGCGCTCGGGGAGGCGGTCGTCGTGCTCGACCCGTCGGCCGTCGACGGTGTCGAGTTCGTGCGCAAGGCGACGATGCAGCTCGCGTCCAAGATGCGCTACGTCTCCGCGCAGCTCCTCGCGCTGTTCGAGCCGGTGGGCGACGCCGTCGCCGAGGTCGACGAGCTCGCGGACGAGGACGAGCTGTGGCTGCGCAACGCGCGGCACGCGAACGCGATGGCCGGGCGGTTGCGCGCCGGGCTCGCGGACGTCGTCGTCCCCGCTGCGGTCGGGCCGGACGACGCCGTCCCCGCCCCGACGTCGGGGCTCGCCTTCACCCAGCCCACGCTCGTCAACGCGGTCTTCGCGACCCTCCCCCGCGCGGCCGTCGAGCGCCTGCGCGAGCGGCACCGCTTCTACGACTGGGGACCGGGCGAGACCGCCGACCGGGTCGAGGTCCGGTGGATGTGCGCGTGGGACACGACCCCGGACGACGTGGACGGGTTCGTCGCCGACGTGCGCAGCGTCCTCGCGCTCGCGCGCTGACCGGGCGAGGATGGGCGCCATGACTCCCGAGACCCTCCCCACCCCGGACGACCTCGTGCACCTGCGCCGCTGCGTCGAGCTCGCGCGCGAGGCGCTCGACGACGGCGACGAGCCGTTCGGCTCGCTGCTCGTCGACCGCGACGGGGTCGTGCGGTTCGAGGACCGCAACCGCGTGAAGGACGGCGACGCGACCCGGCACCCGGAGCTCGAGATCGCCCGCTGGGCCGCGGAGCACCTCACGCCCGACGAGCGGCGCGACGCGGTCGTGTACACGTCGGGCGAGCACTGCGCGATGTGCAGCGCGGCGCACGCCTGGGTCGGGCTCGGCCCGATCGTCTACGCGTCCGGCACGACGCAGCTCGTCGGCTGGCTCGACGAGTGGGGCGTGGCGCCCGGACCCGTGCTCCCGCTCGCGATCGGCGACGTCGCGCCGGGCGTGCCCGTGCGCGGCCCGGCCTACGAGCTCGCCCCCGAGATCCGGTCGCTGCACGCGCGCCTCCACGGCGTGTCGTGAACCTGTCAGCACGACGTCGCGCCCTGCCGCGACCTGGTGCGGACAGGTCGCGTCAGCCGTCCAGCGCGCCCGCGACCTCCGGGAGCGCGAGGTAGCCCGCCGGGCTGCCGTCGGCGAGCAGCACGGCCGCCGCGTGGTGCCCCGGTGCCGCGTTCGCGACGACGAGGTCCTCGATCGCGGGCGTCGGCGGGTCGAGCGGGAACGCCGCAGGCCCGAGGCCGTGGAGCGCGAGCGCGTCCCGGCGGTCGCGCGCCGCG
Protein-coding sequences here:
- a CDS encoding threonine aldolase family protein; its protein translation is MAAPPLLVTPGRASLSTLGTSAPARSLRGPYAGHVTSFASDNYSPAHPDVLAALAAASAGHEISYGEDPWTARLQDAVRSRFGPDATAYPVLTGTGANVVALMTMLPRWGAVVATEHAHLNTDENGAPERVGGVKVLAVPASDGKLTPDAVERFASDLGDPHRAQPLVVSLTQSTELGTLYTPAEVRAVADAAHARGMRVHLDGSRLANAAAALDVPLRALTTDAGVDVLSFGGTKNGLALGEAVVVLDPSAVDGVEFVRKATMQLASKMRYVSAQLLALFEPVGDAVAEVDELADEDELWLRNARHANAMAGRLRAGLADVVVPAAVGPDDAVPAPTSGLAFTQPTLVNAVFATLPRAAVERLRERHRFYDWGPGETADRVEVRWMCAWDTTPDDVDGFVADVRSVLALAR
- a CDS encoding nucleoside deaminase, which encodes MTPETLPTPDDLVHLRRCVELAREALDDGDEPFGSLLVDRDGVVRFEDRNRVKDGDATRHPELEIARWAAEHLTPDERRDAVVYTSGEHCAMCSAAHAWVGLGPIVYASGTTQLVGWLDEWGVAPGPVLPLAIGDVAPGVPVRGPAYELAPEIRSLHARLHGVS
- a CDS encoding alpha-amylase family protein, with the translated sequence MRISDTGDLWWKNAVVYCLDVETFMDWDDDGVGDLAGLVQRLDHLADLGVTCLWLMPFYPTADRDDGYDITDFLAVDPRLGDVGDLVELVRTAHDRGIRVIADLVVNHTSDRHPWFKASRASTDNPYRDFYVWRADEPPPTKDQVIFPDQEEGIWTKDERTGEWYRHRFYRHMPDLNTANPLVRDAIAKTMGYWVQLGLSGFRVDAVPFFLGDAAANPSDEIEDPHDFLRALRSFLSRRAGDSILMGEVNLPFEEQRLYFGDDGTGDGSESGPSSSELTLQFDFNGMQALYLSLARHEAGPLAASLAARPPIPHDAQWATFVRNHDELTLDKLSDDERQEVFAAFGPEEDMQLYGRGLRRRLPPMLGGDPRRVRMVYSLLFALPGTPVLFYGEEIGMGENLAADGRLAVRTPMQWSSGPGGGFSRAPARRLAGPVPTDGYAPEHVNVADQRRDPDSLLTFVRLLAHRYRECPELGWGEVDVLDQPEPSVLALRSTWQEASMVTVHNLSPDPVVVRLALGNLPEDARLVDLLDADDVEPDPDGSTEVRLDGYGYRWLRVTHPGSRRLL